From a single Cyprinus carpio isolate SPL01 chromosome A3, ASM1834038v1, whole genome shotgun sequence genomic region:
- the LOC109080541 gene encoding forkhead box protein D3-A-like — protein MTLDTDLMDDLVVDVVGEGGKESGDEHLSTSTLSVSEKVHNKGDKDHVPSSICPSSSSKSTSVKPPYSYIALITMAILQSPKKRLTLSEICDFISHQFVYYREKFPAWQNSIRHNLSLNDCFVKMPREPGNPGKGNYWTLDPNSSDMFENGSFLRRRKRFKRQHFKFGVFKDQALQPSGFPNLGYGAYGLSATCAHLPGLDIYPFCFHQPIGVPPVGNILPALSTLFSRNSVTAKSFPQSQTVAIESVTPGLACAVAPTSPYASSALFNPVGFPRVVNFQYEYQKLQDVQSHVDLSTKHRHLASVND, from the coding sequence ATGACCCTGGACACTGATTTAATGGATGACCTCGTTGTCGACGTGGTTGGAGAAGGTGGCAAGGAGTCTGGAGACGAACATCTTTCGACCTCAACTCTTTCTGTATCCGAAAAGGTACATAACAAGGGGGATAAGGACCACGTCCCATCTTCCATATGTCCCTCAAGTTCGAGCAAAAGCACTTCGGTGAAACCGCCCTATTCCTACATCGCTTTGATCACCATGGCCATCCTCCAGAGCCCAAAGAAGCGTCTCACCCTCAGCGAGATATGCGACTTCATCAGCCACCAGTTCGTGTACTATCGAGAAAAGTTTCCAGCCTGGCAGAACTCCATCCGACACAACCTCTCCCTAAACGACTGCTTCGTGAAAATGCCACGTGAGCCCGGTAATCCCGGGAAAGGGAATTACTGGACGCTGGATCCCAATTCCTCGGATATGTTTGAGAACGGAAGTTTCCTGAGGAGAAGGAAGCGATTTAAGCGGCAGCATTTCAAATTCGGTGTGTTCAAAGATCAGGCGCTGCAGCCGAGTGGCTTTCCGAACCTCGGCTACGGCGCGTACGGGCTCAGCGCGACCTGCGCTCATTTACCGGGGCTGGATATCTACCCGTTCTGCTTCCATCAACCCATCGGTGTACCACCTGTTGGGAATATTTTACCGGCTTTGTCCACGCTTTTCTCGAGGAACTCTGTCACAGCCAAGTCTTTCCCACAGTCCCAAACAGTGGCCATCGAGTCTGTCACCCCGGGTCTCGCCTGCGCAGTGGCCCCGACCTCTCCATACGCGTCCTCAGCACTGTTCAATCCAGTGGGCTTCCCTCGGGTCGTCAATTTTCAGTACGAGTACCAAAAGCTGCAAGATGTGCAAAGCCACGTGGATTTGTCCACTAAACACAGACACCTGGCTAGTGTCAATGACTAG